In Litorimonas taeanensis, one DNA window encodes the following:
- a CDS encoding TonB-dependent receptor, with product MTFTKPPYFHQKLSLKSVSSLGLMVGLLSQPAFAHDDLLHRVDEVVVYGRALDKIGEAKTASEGTVGYSDFENRPLSRSGELVEVIPGAVATQHSGEGKSNQYFLRGFNLDHGTDFSASVDGVPVNLRTHGHGQGYLDLNFVIPELVERVDYRKGPYSAQVGDFSTAGSAQYLTRESLDHNFLQLTAGEYGYLRGVAAGTQQLSERTSLLLGGEIQRYDGPWDLDQDLKKFNGLAKLIHVGGLSRSVLSASYYQSDWTATDQIPLRAVQEGTIDRYGFIDDDLGGETHRASLGFDSQIFSSSGAETNINLYIVDYDLSLFSNFTYFLNDPVNGDEFEQRDSRQYFGGSVNHSRQLWDNLTLSTGAEFRRDNIGELGLFNTAGRERLSTVRQDKVKETSAAIWGEVEYALTNSLRVNGGIRGNYFKADVEALSLAQNGGESDDTLLSPSLGLAWQAAPNLELYANYGQGFHSNDVRGTTISVDPVTLDPVDTVPLLVKSKGQEIGFRLEKGDFRLNAAAFYLELDSELVFVGDAGTTEANDATERLGVEGNIFWLPNDWLVLDVGGAYTDARFSDVAIADRIPGAVETVLSGGALMKFDKLTLNTRLRHFGAAPLIEDNSTRSEPTTLVNFSAHYDLHDVTFGLELLNVLDAKDSDISYLFESQLAGEAQPVEDIHFHSVEPRQIRASIRYNF from the coding sequence ATGACTTTTACAAAACCACCATATTTTCATCAGAAACTTTCTCTGAAAAGCGTCTCAAGCCTTGGCTTAATGGTGGGGTTATTGTCCCAACCCGCCTTTGCCCATGATGACTTGCTTCACAGGGTTGATGAAGTTGTCGTATATGGGCGGGCTCTGGATAAGATCGGCGAAGCCAAGACAGCCTCAGAGGGCACTGTTGGCTATTCGGATTTCGAAAACCGACCGCTGAGTCGTTCAGGCGAGTTAGTGGAAGTCATCCCCGGGGCTGTGGCCACACAACATTCAGGTGAGGGGAAATCCAATCAGTATTTTCTGCGGGGGTTTAACCTTGATCACGGGACTGATTTTTCAGCCAGCGTTGACGGCGTGCCCGTCAACCTTCGCACCCACGGGCATGGGCAAGGTTATCTTGATCTGAACTTTGTTATTCCTGAACTTGTTGAGAGAGTGGACTACCGTAAGGGGCCTTATTCCGCGCAAGTAGGGGATTTCTCTACTGCGGGTTCGGCGCAATATCTGACACGAGAAAGCCTCGATCATAATTTTCTTCAACTGACGGCGGGGGAATATGGTTATCTGCGCGGCGTGGCGGCGGGTACGCAGCAGCTCTCGGAGAGAACAAGTCTCCTCTTAGGGGGAGAAATACAGCGCTATGACGGGCCTTGGGATCTGGATCAGGATTTGAAGAAGTTTAACGGTCTGGCCAAACTCATCCATGTGGGCGGTCTTAGCCGCTCTGTCTTGAGCGCTAGTTATTATCAAAGCGATTGGACGGCGACGGATCAAATTCCATTAAGAGCGGTGCAGGAAGGTACAATCGACAGATATGGCTTTATCGATGATGATTTAGGCGGTGAAACACATCGTGCCTCTCTGGGGTTTGACAGTCAGATTTTTTCAAGTAGCGGCGCCGAGACGAATATAAATTTATACATAGTAGATTATGATCTCTCTTTGTTTTCTAACTTTACTTATTTCTTAAATGACCCAGTTAATGGGGATGAGTTTGAACAGCGTGATAGTCGCCAATATTTTGGGGGCTCAGTAAATCATAGCCGTCAATTGTGGGATAATCTTACACTGAGTACAGGTGCAGAGTTCCGCCGTGATAATATTGGCGAATTAGGTTTATTTAATACCGCCGGGCGCGAGCGCCTCTCTACGGTTCGCCAAGATAAAGTCAAAGAGACGAGCGCCGCAATTTGGGGTGAAGTGGAATATGCCCTCACCAATAGCTTACGCGTGAATGGCGGGATTCGGGGGAATTATTTCAAAGCGGATGTCGAGGCCTTGTCTCTTGCGCAAAATGGCGGCGAAAGCGATGATACGCTCTTATCGCCGAGCTTGGGCCTTGCGTGGCAGGCCGCGCCTAATCTGGAACTTTACGCTAATTACGGGCAAGGCTTTCACTCCAATGATGTGCGCGGCACAACAATTTCAGTGGACCCTGTTACCCTTGACCCCGTTGATACAGTACCCTTGCTGGTGAAATCAAAAGGCCAAGAAATAGGCTTTAGACTCGAAAAGGGTGACTTTCGTTTAAACGCGGCCGCCTTTTACTTAGAGCTTGATTCTGAATTAGTATTCGTTGGCGATGCGGGCACAACCGAAGCCAATGATGCGACAGAACGTTTGGGTGTTGAGGGCAATATATTCTGGTTACCCAATGATTGGCTCGTTCTGGATGTAGGGGGCGCCTATACCGATGCGCGTTTCTCTGATGTCGCGATTGCAGATAGAATTCCCGGTGCCGTAGAGACGGTATTATCAGGCGGCGCATTGATGAAGTTTGACAAGCTCACTCTGAATACGCGCCTTCGTCATTTTGGGGCGGCTCCTTTGATAGAAGACAATAGCACGCGTTCAGAGCCGACAACCTTGGTCAATTTTTCCGCGCATTATGATTTGCACGATGTGACCTTTGGCCTAGAGCTTTTGAATGTCTTGGACGCAAAAGATTCCGATATTAGCTATTTATTTGAATCCCAATTAGCAGGCGAAGCGCAGCCTGTGGAAGACATTCATTTTCATTCCGTAGAGCCAAGGCAAATAAGGGCCAGTATTCGCTATAATTTTTAA